The genomic stretch ttgatttgcattgtcccatagttgtaggaaatagcacctttTTACATTTCTTCCAGGGTTGCTACAGACTCAGCAACTCCCTGATAGTTAACCATCAACAGAGGTTTGTAGCTAGCTCAGCAAAGCCTTTGCTGCTGTAGGCTTGCAAAGtatccttttctcccttttcctggggatgaaatctccattttgagaagccttttttGCCTtctacagaagagaaaagaactaagatgtgcttgtgtggtcaagccaggccagcttaGACAAGCCATTTtaagtactaacctcttgcctttaaaactggTTCTGAGTTTAGataaagacctgctctttctaaaatagcaactcagcagtagggcagagaatatcccaggatttctctgccattggaagaagctccaactactCCTCCAatctagctttgagcttagataggggaagacctgctgtttctaatatagcaactcagggCTAGAGTAGAGAGCATCACAGGATCTCTTCATTattggaagaagttaacccagcagctaaagggaaaagtaagaaagaaacatctgcatgattttatgagttgactgtttgtatttgtaacctcaacaacttgtgccaagcctgacaaggactttgagaaaataaaattttgtttaatGTTCAATCTGAAGTGGCCTAGGACTCCTGAGCTGTAAAGTAAGGCCCCGCAGTTTACccggcaaagaaagaagcacatcttaattgACCATAGGTGCCCGGGTATGACGGCACAGTTCACTTTCCCTGCTGAGCCCAAGGAGCTGGGAGTACAATGGCAGCCATGAGTGGGAGCTATGGAGGAAACCAAGGAGGAGAAGGGGCTTTGCAGGTGGAAAGGGCAGGAGGAGAGGCCTTCAGCTCTGCACTGTTGTGCCTTAATGCTACAAGGAGTGCTACTCTCCACTGGCCAAAGAAGAGCGGCTATATTGAGGTGATGGTCCCCATTTTTATTACATCCACATAGGAAGGTACTGGCCAATGGTCCCCAACTGAAGCAGGTGCCAAGAAAGGCGTAGCAATGGGAAGATGTGACTATAGCAATGGCCACCCAGTCCATTGAGATACATGGCAACATGGAGGCGACTGAAAAGGGGACTTTGGGAAATCATGGAGAATGTGGTAGATGTCACGTAGCTGGGGAGGCCACAGCAGTCCGCCAAAGGAGGCCTTTGAGAAGATGGCATTGGTCATGGCAGTACGTGAGTGTGGTGGGTCTCAGGAGGCCTTGGGGGCCACAGCGGTCCACAGAAGGGATTCCCCCTCCTCCTATGCCCCCCAATGGCCCTCAGCAGGCCGAGCAGCGATCCCCCTTCTCCTGGAGCCCCGAGTTTCGCCGGAGGATGTCCTTGAGGGAGCCGTCCTGCTCCGTCAGCAGCTGGTTGATCTCGTTCTGCTTGTACTCAGAGGAGAGCTTGTGGCCCAGGAAGGAGCCCTTGCCCGAGGAAGGGTTGTGGGGCTTCTGGGCCCGGCGAGCGCAGGCCCGGATGAGGAGGTACACCACCTCGGCCACGTTGAGGACGATGCAGATGCCGGAGGTGGCCAGCATGAAGACAGTGAAGATGGTTTTCTCGGTGGGCCGCGAGATGAAGCAGTCGACCGTGTTGGGGCACGGGTAGACGTCGCACTTGACCAGCCGGATCATCTGGTAGCCCGGGTAGACCATGTAGAAGATGTACATGAAGGTGCCCTCGAAGATGATGCGGAAGATCACGCTGAAGACGTAGGTCCACCACAGCGAGCCAGAGATCCGCATCTTGTGCTTCTTGACCTCCTCCAGGTGCTTGGCGTCGGCATGGCCGGTCATGACCAGGAACTTCTTCTCTTGGTGCTGCTGGTAGGCCACGTGCATGGCCACCAGCAAGGCCGGTGTGGTCACCAGGATGAGCTGCAGGGCCCAGAGGCGGATGTGGGAGATGGGGAAGTAGTAGTCATAGCAGACGTTCTTGCAACCGGGCTGCTGCGTGTTGCAGGTGAAGGAGGACTGCTCGTCACCCCAGACGCTCTCGGCCGCCACCACCAGCACCATGATGCGGAAGATGAAGACCACGGAAAACCAGATGCGCCCGATGGCCGTGGCATGGCGGTTCACTCCGATCACGATAGCGTAGAAGCCCTCCCACTTCATGGTGCCTCAGGcctggagaggaagggaaggggagaagtCCTGGTTAAGGATCAGTGACGGGGCACAGAAACATGTTGGAGATACAtggagaagcattctctccagaaaaCTTTAcgtcagtggtcctcaacctgtgggtcttcagatgttttggccttcatctcccagaaagcctaacagctggtaaactggctgggatttctgggagttttaggccaaaacacctggggacctataggttgagaaccactgatcaacaTTCTCCAACAGAACTAAAGGGCACCTGACACTTTGGCACTGTTGACTCAAATATCACtgtgtaacattatttttgttcctgggttataaatgtcattttccaattggttctattataaaaacatgggacaaatttattaaactgcgggagggatatcctgcagcacattttgctctagttttttaatgaatatttcatagagtctcagccaattcagcctagtttgtgacagccacaaaaaaacaaaatttctggagtagaacaactacagtagagtcttacttatccaagctaaacgggccggtagaagcttggataagcgaatatcttggataataaggagggattaaggaaaagcctattaaacatcaaattaggttatgattttacaaattaagcaccaaaacattatgttatacaacaaatttgacagaaaaagtagttcaatatgcagtaatgttatattgtaattacagtagagtctcacttatccaacactcgcttatccaatgttctggattatccaacgcatttttgtagtcaatgttttcaatatatcatgatattttggtgctaaattcgtaaatacagtaattactacatagcattactgtgtattgaattactttttctgtcaaatttgttgtgtaacatgatgttttggtgcttaatttgtaaaatcataacctaatttgatgtttaatgggcttttccttaatctctccttttatccaacatattcgcttatccaacattctgccggcccatttacgttggataagcgagactctactgtactgtatttacgaatttagcaccaaaatatcactatatattgaaaacattgactacaaaaatggcttggataagcgagactctactgtactttcaaagtaaggactgcacaacgaaacaaaaaaaaataaataacagtttcaatccacaaacagaacatttttcagattttgtcacatagtgtaatccagttcagtgcagttaatctgcattctgaaacgggATTATATTGCAATGTCGTTCCCGTCTTTGTTGTTGAGGGATTCAGTTCAGCTGTAAGAGGATGATGGGACAAATCGGTGAAAGGGATGCTTCCTTGCTACAGCATTA from Anolis carolinensis isolate JA03-04 unplaced genomic scaffold, rAnoCar3.1.pri scaffold_12, whole genome shotgun sequence encodes the following:
- the LOC100561724 gene encoding gap junction beta-1 protein produces the protein MKWEGFYAIVIGVNRHATAIGRIWFSVVFIFRIMVLVVAAESVWGDEQSSFTCNTQQPGCKNVCYDYYFPISHIRLWALQLILVTTPALLVAMHVAYQQHQEKKFLVMTGHADAKHLEEVKKHKMRISGSLWWTYVFSVIFRIIFEGTFMYIFYMVYPGYQMIRLVKCDVYPCPNTVDCFISRPTEKTIFTVFMLATSGICIVLNVAEVVYLLIRACARRAQKPHNPSSGKGSFLGHKLSSEYKQNEINQLLTEQDGSLKDILRRNSGLQEKGDRCSAC